The proteins below are encoded in one region of Haladaptatus sp. R4:
- a CDS encoding thiamine pyrophosphate-dependent dehydrogenase E1 component subunit alpha, translated as MFENMVTARHYEERLQEEYLEGKQPAFDISAGPIPGELHLAAGHEASGAGVCQHLRDDDTVTGPHRPHHIAIAKGVDLERMTAEIFGRETGLCRGKGGHMHLFDPDVNFAASGIIAEGCPPAVGAGLAAKIRNEDSVAVAFLGEGAIDQGGFLESLNLASVHDLPVVFVVEDNDWAISMPKGRVTDVESGAQRADGFDMHGERVDCDDAVAIYEAAGEAIGRARDGNGPTLLEVQVHRRMGHFMGDAEGYRPTEDTERAQRLDAIDRLEEDLRSMGTDDETIDDIRSRATERVEDAIAWAKEQPEPDPEEAYEDVFVNPPDGYAETLRGDE; from the coding sequence ATGTTCGAAAACATGGTGACGGCGCGTCACTACGAGGAACGACTACAGGAGGAGTATCTGGAGGGGAAACAACCGGCGTTCGACATTTCTGCCGGGCCGATACCGGGGGAGTTGCACCTCGCCGCAGGCCACGAGGCGTCCGGCGCAGGTGTGTGTCAGCATCTGCGTGACGACGACACGGTGACGGGACCGCACCGACCGCATCACATCGCCATTGCCAAGGGCGTGGATTTGGAGCGGATGACCGCCGAGATATTCGGCCGTGAGACGGGCCTCTGTCGGGGGAAAGGCGGGCACATGCACCTGTTCGATCCGGACGTGAACTTCGCGGCCAGCGGCATCATCGCCGAGGGGTGTCCACCGGCGGTCGGTGCCGGACTCGCGGCGAAGATTCGAAACGAGGACAGCGTGGCCGTGGCGTTCCTCGGCGAGGGAGCCATCGACCAAGGTGGGTTCCTCGAATCGTTGAACCTCGCCAGCGTCCACGACTTGCCGGTCGTGTTCGTCGTCGAGGACAACGACTGGGCCATCAGCATGCCGAAGGGACGCGTGACGGACGTGGAAAGCGGTGCCCAGCGCGCGGACGGGTTCGACATGCACGGTGAACGTGTCGATTGCGACGACGCGGTGGCCATCTACGAGGCGGCGGGTGAAGCCATCGGCCGCGCCCGGGACGGCAACGGGCCGACGCTGTTGGAGGTGCAGGTACACCGCCGGATGGGTCACTTCATGGGCGACGCCGAAGGGTATCGCCCGACGGAGGACACCGAGCGCGCACAGCGACTCGACGCGATCGACCGACTGGAGGAGGATTTGCGCTCGATGGGAACCGACGATGAAACCATCGATGACATCCGCTCGCGCGCAACGGAGCGCGTCGAGGACGCCATCGCGTGGGCGAAGGAGCAACCGGAACCCGACCCGGAGGAGGCTTACGAGGACGTGTTCGTGAATCCGCCGGACGGCTACGCGGAAACCCTGCGAGGTGATGAGTGA
- a CDS encoding lipoyl domain-containing protein, giving the protein MSDGDLVPVDSAAVWPEDAMDVEEAVVSNWFVSEGTQVEEGDTIAEIQIEKVSVDVPAPATGELMERLVGENGEFERGDALARIRP; this is encoded by the coding sequence ATGAGTGACGGAGACCTCGTCCCGGTCGATTCGGCCGCCGTCTGGCCGGAGGATGCGATGGACGTCGAGGAGGCGGTCGTCTCGAACTGGTTCGTCAGCGAGGGAACGCAGGTCGAGGAGGGCGACACCATCGCCGAGATTCAGATCGAGAAGGTGAGCGTGGACGTGCCCGCGCCCGCGACGGGCGAGTTGATGGAACGACTGGTCGGCGAGAACGGTGAGTTCGAACGCGGTGACGCGCTGGCGCGAATTCGGCCTTAG
- a CDS encoding PQQ-binding-like beta-propeller repeat protein: protein MSDRLKANRRTVLSMAALGLVGSGTAIAKRTANSTSSSKSVLAEYADFELSFDDTGWALLQQDSGMTRYNQNPNPPTGAVTSRWEFDLSDDGIDLPLVSDGTVYAITNIHDATSEPYKQTLYALDAATGTERWNVEVEAGGIQKNFGSNNLAVADGRVYLSWNEDWGKGTRAFDAATGDEVWSIENGNSWLVLTHDGLVFEDAVGGRGLTSVSRKDGGVQWTQDFGSRFDGLVVATDDSVYVSVKSDDGQAGTLYSLSAATGETEWGREFEDVGVVELLATESDLFYDAFDELLSLDPETGETVWSWTYTPQGEPENKYIDVRSVGDGRVHLHVESTQHHALDAETGDELWTKDLGERQQELVVSGDVVYYTEAPAPDPDSTYDPSPDSIVACDAETGERISKHTFENTLPEELIPVGNTIYMTAAGVDLVALTAAKSGDGSGDSSSDDSDEGGSDDSDDGC from the coding sequence ATGAGCGACCGACTCAAAGCAAACCGACGAACCGTGCTGTCGATGGCCGCCCTCGGTCTCGTCGGAAGCGGGACCGCCATCGCCAAACGAACCGCCAACAGTACCAGTTCCTCCAAGTCCGTTCTTGCCGAGTACGCCGATTTCGAACTAAGCTTCGACGACACGGGGTGGGCGCTACTGCAGCAGGACAGCGGTATGACGCGCTACAATCAGAATCCGAATCCCCCGACGGGAGCGGTGACGTCGCGGTGGGAGTTCGACCTCTCGGACGACGGCATCGACTTGCCACTCGTCTCGGACGGCACCGTCTACGCGATAACCAATATTCACGATGCCACGAGCGAACCGTACAAACAAACGCTGTACGCGCTCGATGCGGCCACTGGTACAGAACGGTGGAACGTCGAAGTCGAAGCGGGTGGTATTCAAAAGAACTTCGGTAGTAACAACCTCGCCGTCGCCGACGGTCGGGTTTATCTCAGCTGGAACGAAGATTGGGGCAAGGGAACACGGGCGTTCGACGCGGCAACTGGTGACGAGGTGTGGTCGATCGAGAACGGAAACAGCTGGCTCGTCTTGACCCACGACGGACTCGTCTTCGAGGATGCGGTCGGAGGGCGAGGCCTCACGTCCGTATCGAGAAAAGACGGGGGCGTACAGTGGACGCAAGACTTCGGGAGTAGATTCGACGGTCTGGTAGTAGCGACGGACGACTCAGTGTACGTCTCCGTCAAGTCCGACGATGGCCAGGCGGGGACACTGTACTCCTTGTCGGCTGCCACTGGGGAGACCGAGTGGGGCCGAGAATTCGAAGACGTAGGGGTGGTGGAACTGTTGGCGACCGAGTCGGACCTCTTCTACGACGCATTCGACGAACTCCTCTCCCTCGACCCCGAAACCGGAGAGACGGTCTGGTCGTGGACGTACACGCCGCAAGGCGAACCGGAGAACAAGTACATCGACGTACGTTCGGTTGGCGACGGACGGGTACACCTACACGTCGAGAGTACGCAACACCACGCGCTCGACGCGGAAACCGGGGACGAACTGTGGACAAAAGACCTCGGCGAACGACAGCAGGAACTCGTCGTCAGCGGCGATGTGGTGTACTACACCGAGGCACCAGCCCCCGACCCCGACTCGACGTACGACCCGTCGCCGGATTCCATCGTCGCCTGTGACGCCGAGACCGGTGAACGAATCTCGAAGCATACGTTCGAGAATACACTTCCAGAGGAGTTGATTCCCGTCGGGAACACCATCTACATGACGGCTGCGGGGGTGGACCTCGTCGCGTTGACCGCTGCCAAGTCCGGCGACGGAAGCGGAGACAGCAGCTCCGACGATTCCGATGAGGGTGGTTCCGACGACTCGGACGACGGTTGCTGA
- the icd gene encoding isocitrate dehydrogenase (NADP(+)), which translates to MSYEYDKVEVPEDGAQITYDEETGELDVPENPIIPIIHGDGIGTDVGPAAQKVLDAAAKATGREINWMRVYAGSSARDKYDENLPDDTVEAIKEFNIAIKGPLTTPVGAGFRSLNVALRKTLDLYANVRPTYHLDGVPSPVKHPEAMDMVFFRENTEDVYAGIEWEAGTDEVEEVKTFVEEDMGYDDVIHDGPVGIGIKPITEFGSKRLVREAIEYAIENELDSVTLVHKGNIMKFTEGAFRDWGYELAEEEFGDVTITEDELWDEYDGEQPEDKIVVKDRIADNMLQQLLTRTDEYDVIATMNLNGDYMSDAAGAQIGGLGIAPGANFGEHRCLAEPVHGSAPKYAGEDKVNPTAMILSGRLMLDYMGWKDASQLVYDAVEETISSGDVTYDLERQIEGGNKLATSEYADAIVENIEKLS; encoded by the coding sequence ATGAGCTACGAGTACGACAAAGTAGAGGTTCCAGAAGACGGGGCCCAAATCACGTACGACGAGGAGACAGGCGAACTCGACGTACCGGAGAACCCCATCATCCCCATCATTCACGGGGACGGAATCGGGACGGACGTCGGCCCGGCAGCACAGAAAGTTCTCGACGCCGCCGCGAAAGCGACCGGCCGAGAGATCAATTGGATGCGCGTCTACGCCGGTTCGAGCGCCCGCGACAAGTACGACGAGAACCTCCCCGACGACACCGTCGAGGCGATCAAGGAGTTCAACATCGCGATCAAGGGGCCGCTCACGACGCCCGTCGGCGCGGGCTTCCGCAGCCTGAACGTCGCGCTCCGCAAGACGCTCGACCTGTACGCGAACGTGCGCCCGACCTACCACCTCGACGGCGTCCCGTCGCCCGTCAAACACCCCGAGGCGATGGACATGGTCTTCTTCCGTGAGAACACGGAGGACGTCTACGCCGGTATCGAGTGGGAAGCCGGAACCGACGAAGTCGAGGAAGTCAAGACCTTCGTCGAGGAGGACATGGGCTACGACGACGTGATCCACGACGGTCCGGTCGGCATCGGCATCAAGCCCATCACGGAGTTCGGCTCGAAGCGTCTCGTCCGCGAAGCGATCGAGTACGCCATCGAGAACGAACTCGACTCCGTCACCCTCGTCCACAAGGGTAACATCATGAAGTTCACCGAAGGCGCGTTCCGTGACTGGGGCTACGAACTCGCGGAGGAGGAGTTCGGCGACGTCACCATCACCGAGGACGAGCTTTGGGACGAGTACGACGGCGAACAGCCCGAGGACAAGATCGTGGTCAAGGACCGCATCGCGGACAACATGCTCCAGCAGTTGTTGACCCGTACCGACGAGTACGACGTTATCGCCACGATGAACCTGAACGGCGACTACATGTCCGACGCCGCCGGTGCCCAAATCGGTGGTCTCGGCATCGCACCGGGTGCGAACTTCGGTGAACACCGCTGTCTCGCGGAACCGGTCCACGGTTCCGCCCCGAAATACGCCGGTGAGGACAAGGTCAACCCGACCGCGATGATCCTCTCCGGCCGTCTCATGCTCGACTACATGGGTTGGAAGGACGCCAGCCAACTCGTCTACGACGCCGTCGAGGAGACCATCTCCTCCGGCGACGTCACCTACGACCTCGAACGCCAGATCGAAGGCGGCAACAAACTCGCCACCAGCGAGTACGCTGACGCCATCGTCGAGAATATAGAAAAACTCTCGTAG
- a CDS encoding cupin domain-containing protein, whose amino-acid sequence MDTNALSDREATEVADGVYLAQLAVGQRMSIQHFHIEPGATVPEHSHEHEQTGFIYGGALTFIVDGEEFTTEQGDSYAIPSDEPHAAENRTDKPVRGIDIFSPPRLDVPWE is encoded by the coding sequence ATGGATACGAATGCCCTCTCGGATCGTGAGGCGACGGAAGTTGCGGACGGCGTGTATCTCGCACAGTTGGCCGTCGGCCAGCGGATGAGCATCCAGCACTTTCACATTGAACCCGGTGCGACCGTGCCGGAACACAGCCACGAACACGAGCAAACCGGCTTCATCTATGGGGGTGCGCTGACGTTCATCGTGGACGGCGAGGAGTTCACCACCGAACAGGGTGACTCCTACGCGATTCCGAGCGATGAACCCCACGCGGCGGAGAACCGAACCGACAAGCCGGTTCGCGGTATCGATATCTTCAGTCCGCCGCGACTCGACGTACCCTGGGAGTGA
- a CDS encoding isoaspartyl peptidase/L-asparaginase, with protein MNVIVHGGAGGEPDEPTPRQGVLDEAAQVGGEAETVVDAVEAAVHVLESSPRFNAGVGGAVQSDGVVRTDAGIMTSDREAGAACSMPGVEHAVSAARVVMEETPHVFVSGEHAVDLAADFGVETGVDLWSEKSRERWAEEDTPEGSPSEHLDLLREKFGGSAARSAAEESSGGDPRDHDTVGAVAYDGTQFAAATSTGGRWLALAGRVGDVPQIGSGFYAAPAGAASSTGAGEDIAKATLTRRAVRHLESGYDAGEAADRAIEEFAELTGSEAGVIVLDRDGNSGSAFNTDAMQTAVNR; from the coding sequence ATGAACGTCATCGTGCACGGCGGTGCGGGCGGCGAACCCGACGAACCGACACCTCGACAGGGCGTCCTCGACGAAGCGGCGCAGGTCGGCGGCGAAGCGGAAACGGTCGTGGACGCCGTCGAAGCCGCGGTCCACGTCCTCGAATCCTCGCCGCGATTCAACGCCGGTGTCGGCGGTGCGGTCCAGAGCGACGGGGTAGTCAGAACCGACGCGGGAATCATGACGAGCGACCGCGAAGCGGGCGCGGCCTGTTCCATGCCCGGCGTCGAACACGCCGTCAGCGCGGCCCGCGTCGTGATGGAGGAGACGCCGCACGTGTTCGTCAGCGGCGAGCACGCGGTGGACCTCGCCGCCGACTTCGGCGTCGAAACGGGCGTCGACCTCTGGAGCGAAAAAAGCCGGGAGCGATGGGCGGAGGAGGATACGCCCGAGGGGTCGCCGAGCGAGCATCTCGATTTGCTTCGCGAGAAATTCGGGGGGAGCGCGGCGCGCAGCGCCGCGGAGGAGTCGAGCGGGGGCGACCCGCGAGACCACGATACGGTCGGCGCTGTCGCCTACGACGGCACGCAGTTCGCGGCGGCGACTTCGACCGGCGGTAGATGGCTCGCGCTCGCTGGGCGGGTCGGCGACGTGCCGCAAATCGGAAGCGGGTTCTACGCGGCCCCCGCCGGTGCGGCGAGTTCGACCGGTGCCGGTGAGGACATCGCCAAAGCGACGCTCACCCGCCGAGCGGTTCGCCACCTCGAATCGGGATACGATGCAGGGGAAGCGGCGGACCGCGCAATCGAGGAGTTCGCGGAACTCACCGGATCGGAAGCGGGCGTCATCGTTCTCGACCGCGATGGTAATTCCGGAAGCGCGTTCAACACCGACGCGATGCAGACCGCCGTGAACCGGTAG
- the map gene encoding type II methionyl aminopeptidase: MSEEVDLSAEKYEKHREAGEILAQVRAEAAEKVDVGVTHLEVAEFAEDRIRELGGKPAFPVNISIDEEAAHATPGIDDETTFGEDMVNLDIGVHVDGWLADTAITVDLSGNDDLVEASAEALDAALEIVEPGVETGEIGAKIESVIDGYGYNPVVNLSGHGLAHYEQHTDPNIPNLAVERGVELEVGDVVAIEPFATDGSGKVGEGAEEEIFALERESSVRDRSARKALSQITEEFRTLPFATRWLDVSRPTMALRRLKMNDIVHGYPVLKEEDGYLVSQKEHSVIVTEDGCEVFTE; encoded by the coding sequence ATGAGCGAAGAGGTAGACCTCTCTGCCGAGAAGTACGAAAAGCATCGGGAAGCCGGTGAAATCCTCGCACAGGTGCGAGCGGAGGCGGCCGAAAAAGTCGACGTCGGCGTGACCCACCTCGAAGTCGCGGAGTTCGCCGAGGACCGAATCCGCGAACTCGGCGGGAAACCGGCGTTCCCCGTCAACATCAGCATCGACGAGGAGGCCGCCCACGCGACGCCGGGCATCGACGACGAAACCACGTTCGGCGAGGACATGGTCAACCTCGACATCGGCGTCCACGTCGATGGCTGGCTGGCGGACACCGCGATTACGGTGGACCTCTCCGGGAACGACGACCTCGTGGAGGCGAGCGCGGAAGCGCTCGACGCCGCGCTCGAAATCGTCGAACCGGGAGTCGAGACCGGCGAAATCGGGGCGAAAATCGAGTCCGTCATCGACGGATACGGCTACAACCCCGTCGTCAATCTCTCGGGACACGGTCTCGCCCACTACGAACAGCACACGGACCCGAACATCCCGAACCTCGCCGTCGAACGCGGCGTCGAACTGGAAGTCGGTGACGTTGTCGCCATCGAACCGTTCGCCACGGACGGCAGCGGGAAAGTCGGCGAAGGAGCGGAGGAGGAGATTTTCGCCCTCGAACGGGAATCGTCGGTTCGTGATCGAAGCGCCCGGAAAGCGCTCTCACAGATCACCGAGGAGTTCCGTACCCTTCCGTTCGCCACTCGGTGGTTGGACGTCTCCCGACCGACGATGGCACTCCGCCGCTTGAAGATGAACGACATCGTTCACGGCTACCCGGTGCTCAAGGAAGAGGACGGCTACCTCGTCAGCCAGAAGGAACACTCGGTCATCGTCACCGAGGACGGTTGTGAAGTGTTCACTGAATAA
- the phoU gene encoding phosphate signaling complex protein PhoU codes for MPRNDYQAQLTDLRENVLYMSEVVMERLRLGLNALEQKDPELAQEVIEGDDEVNELYLTLEQDCIDLFALQQPVASDLRMIAASFKIITDLERIADLAVNLGEYTLEADHDVFPEVDIQELGTITLDMLEVTMDAYAENDSQDCYAVAERDEELDNLCERASALVVRDLIETELEENTEKEIERLLQDVSRLLLTIRDLERIGDHSVNIAARTFYMVENDDELIY; via the coding sequence ATGCCACGAAACGACTATCAGGCGCAACTCACGGACCTCCGTGAGAACGTCCTCTACATGAGCGAGGTCGTGATGGAACGGCTCCGTCTCGGTCTCAACGCACTGGAACAGAAAGACCCGGAACTCGCCCAGGAGGTCATCGAGGGCGACGACGAGGTGAACGAGCTGTATCTCACGCTCGAACAGGACTGCATCGACCTGTTCGCGCTCCAACAGCCCGTCGCGAGCGATCTGCGAATGATCGCCGCGTCGTTCAAGATCATCACCGACCTCGAACGCATCGCCGACCTCGCGGTCAACCTCGGCGAGTACACGCTCGAAGCCGACCACGACGTGTTCCCCGAAGTCGACATTCAGGAACTGGGCACCATCACCCTCGATATGCTGGAAGTGACGATGGACGCCTACGCCGAGAACGACTCGCAAGACTGCTACGCCGTCGCCGAGCGCGACGAGGAACTCGACAATCTCTGTGAACGCGCGAGCGCCCTCGTCGTCCGTGACCTCATCGAGACCGAACTCGAAGAGAACACGGAAAAGGAAATCGAGCGACTCCTGCAGGACGTCTCCCGTCTCCTGCTCACCATCCGCGACCTCGAACGCATCGGCGACCACTCGGTGAACATCGCCGCCCGGACGTTCTACATGGTCGAAAACGACGACGAACTCATCTACTAG
- a CDS encoding alpha-ketoacid dehydrogenase subunit beta: MAESDGKELTMSRAMVDAIAHEMRESDDVFVMGEDIADYGGIFDSTQGLLDEFDHDRIMDVPISETAFIGAAVGAAQQGMRPIAELMFVDFFGVAMDQIYNQMAKNTYMSGGSVTVPMVLMTAVGGTYNDAAQHSQTLYGTFAHLPGMKVVVPSTAYDAKGLMHAAIRDDDPVVFMFHKRLMGIGWMPAPEGPKTPVPDEDYTIEFGEADVKREGDDVTVVTLGLHVHRAMEAAKELADEGEVDAEVIDLRTLVPLDTETIVESVAKTGRLVVVDEDYHSFGVSGEIIARAAENGLSDLDAVERVTMPDVPIPYARPLEQEVNPGTEDIADAIRSVNDE; encoded by the coding sequence ATGGCTGAATCGGACGGAAAGGAACTGACGATGAGTCGTGCGATGGTGGACGCCATCGCCCACGAGATGCGCGAAAGCGACGACGTGTTCGTCATGGGCGAGGACATCGCCGACTACGGCGGCATCTTCGACAGCACGCAGGGACTCCTCGACGAGTTCGACCACGACCGAATCATGGACGTGCCCATCAGCGAAACCGCGTTCATCGGCGCGGCGGTCGGCGCGGCCCAACAGGGGATGCGCCCGATTGCCGAGTTGATGTTCGTGGATTTCTTCGGCGTCGCCATGGACCAGATCTACAACCAGATGGCCAAGAACACCTACATGAGCGGCGGGAGCGTCACCGTCCCGATGGTGTTGATGACGGCCGTCGGCGGCACGTACAACGATGCCGCACAGCACTCCCAAACCCTCTACGGAACGTTCGCCCATCTGCCGGGCATGAAGGTGGTCGTCCCGTCCACGGCGTACGACGCCAAAGGACTCATGCACGCGGCCATCCGCGACGACGACCCGGTCGTCTTCATGTTCCACAAGCGCCTGATGGGTATCGGGTGGATGCCCGCCCCGGAGGGACCGAAAACGCCCGTTCCGGACGAGGACTATACCATCGAGTTCGGCGAGGCGGACGTGAAACGTGAAGGCGATGACGTCACCGTCGTCACGCTCGGCCTGCACGTGCACCGTGCGATGGAGGCCGCCAAGGAACTGGCGGATGAGGGCGAAGTGGACGCGGAAGTCATCGACCTCCGGACGTTGGTGCCGCTGGATACCGAGACCATCGTCGAATCGGTGGCGAAGACCGGCCGACTCGTCGTGGTGGACGAGGATTATCACTCGTTCGGCGTCTCGGGAGAGATCATCGCGCGGGCCGCGGAGAACGGACTCTCAGACCTCGACGCGGTCGAACGCGTGACCATGCCGGACGTGCCGATTCCGTACGCCCGCCCGCTGGAACAGGAGGTCAATCCCGGAACCGAAGACATCGCAGACGCCATCCGCTCCGTGAACGATGAGTGA
- a CDS encoding CDC48 family AAA ATPase — translation MNEVQLEVAKAYPNDSGRGIARLDPDTLLHLKLSPGDIIEIEGGDTTAAKVWRADRQDWNTDTVRIDGFTRQNADVGIGERVEIRKAEADKADKLVLAPPEEASVQFGSDAAGMVKRQILKRPVVERDIVPVMSSTNHPFMRSPGQAIPLIAVETDPQGVCLITEDTEVELREEPISGFEKTGGGITYEDIGGLQNEIQRVREMVELPMKHPQIFQKLGIEPPQGVLLHGPPGTGKTLLAKAVANETSASFFSIAGPEIISKYYGESEQQLREIFEDAAEESPSIIFIDELDSIAPKREDVTGEVERRVVAQLLTMMDGLEARGQVIVIAATNRVDSVDPALRRPGRFDREIEIGVPDEEGRTEILQIHTRGMPLSDDVNLPGLSNDTHGFVGADIESLTKEAAMKALRRYLPEIDLDEESIPPSLIDRMIVKREDFRGALNEVEPSAMREVLVELPKVSWDDVGGLEDAKSQVKESVEWPLSSPEKFERMGIEPPSGVLLYGPPGTGKTLMAKAVANETNANFISVRGPQLLSKWVGESEKAIRQTFRKARQVSPTVIFFDELDSLAPGRGQEVGSNVSERVVNQLLTELDGLEDKGDVMVIGATNRPDMIDPALIRSGRFDRLVMIGQPDEEGREQILKIHTEDSPLAPDVSLRELAEMTDGYVGSDLESIAREAAIEALREDDDAEEVEMRHFRAAMESVRATITEDLLDYYSQMEQEFKGGSSSPQRQTGGRIGFQ, via the coding sequence ATGAACGAAGTGCAACTGGAGGTGGCGAAGGCGTATCCGAACGATTCGGGACGCGGCATCGCCCGTCTCGACCCGGACACGCTCTTGCATCTGAAGCTGAGCCCCGGAGATATCATCGAGATAGAAGGAGGCGATACGACCGCCGCGAAGGTCTGGCGTGCCGACCGACAGGACTGGAACACCGACACCGTCCGTATCGACGGCTTCACCCGCCAGAACGCGGACGTCGGGATCGGCGAACGTGTCGAAATCCGCAAAGCAGAGGCCGACAAGGCCGACAAACTCGTGCTCGCACCGCCGGAGGAAGCGAGCGTCCAGTTCGGCAGCGACGCGGCCGGAATGGTCAAACGACAGATTCTGAAGCGCCCGGTGGTCGAGCGCGATATCGTGCCCGTCATGTCGAGCACGAACCACCCATTCATGCGCTCGCCGGGACAGGCGATCCCGCTCATCGCGGTCGAAACCGACCCGCAGGGCGTCTGTCTCATCACCGAGGACACCGAAGTCGAACTCCGAGAGGAGCCGATATCGGGCTTCGAGAAGACCGGCGGCGGCATCACCTACGAGGACATCGGTGGCCTCCAGAACGAAATCCAGCGCGTGCGGGAGATGGTCGAACTCCCGATGAAGCACCCGCAGATCTTCCAAAAGCTCGGCATCGAACCGCCGCAGGGTGTGCTCCTGCACGGTCCGCCGGGCACCGGGAAGACGCTGTTGGCGAAGGCCGTCGCCAACGAAACCAGCGCGAGTTTCTTCTCCATCGCTGGTCCGGAGATCATCTCGAAATACTACGGGGAGTCCGAACAGCAACTCCGTGAAATCTTCGAGGACGCCGCCGAGGAGTCCCCCTCCATCATCTTCATCGACGAACTCGACTCCATCGCGCCGAAGCGCGAGGACGTGACCGGCGAAGTCGAACGCCGCGTCGTCGCCCAACTGCTGACGATGATGGACGGGTTGGAGGCACGGGGACAGGTCATCGTCATCGCCGCCACGAACCGCGTCGATTCGGTCGATCCGGCGCTCCGTCGCCCCGGTCGCTTCGACCGCGAGATCGAGATCGGCGTGCCGGACGAAGAGGGCCGCACGGAGATCCTGCAGATTCACACCCGCGGGATGCCGCTGTCGGACGACGTGAACCTCCCCGGCCTGTCGAACGACACCCACGGGTTCGTCGGTGCCGACATCGAGAGCCTGACCAAGGAGGCCGCGATGAAGGCGCTCCGGCGCTACCTGCCGGAGATCGACCTGGACGAGGAGTCCATTCCGCCGTCGCTTATCGACCGGATGATCGTCAAGCGCGAGGACTTCCGCGGCGCGCTGAACGAGGTCGAACCCTCCGCGATGCGCGAGGTGCTGGTCGAACTCCCGAAGGTGTCGTGGGACGACGTCGGTGGCCTCGAAGACGCCAAGAGTCAGGTCAAAGAGAGCGTCGAGTGGCCGCTCTCCTCGCCCGAGAAGTTCGAACGGATGGGAATCGAACCCCCATCCGGCGTCCTGCTCTACGGGCCGCCCGGAACCGGGAAGACGCTCATGGCGAAGGCCGTCGCCAACGAGACGAACGCCAACTTCATCAGCGTCCGTGGCCCGCAACTGCTGTCGAAGTGGGTCGGTGAATCGGAGAAGGCCATCCGGCAGACGTTCCGCAAGGCGCGGCAGGTCAGCCCGACGGTCATCTTCTTCGACGAACTCGACAGCCTCGCCCCCGGACGGGGACAGGAAGTCGGGAGCAACGTCTCGGAACGCGTCGTCAACCAACTCCTCACCGAACTCGACGGGTTGGAGGACAAGGGCGACGTGATGGTCATCGGCGCGACCAACCGCCCGGACATGATCGACCCGGCGCTCATCCGCTCCGGTCGGTTCGACCGTCTCGTCATGATCGGTCAACCCGACGAGGAAGGCCGCGAACAGATCCTCAAGATCCACACCGAGGACAGTCCGCTCGCGCCCGACGTGAGCCTGCGCGAACTCGCGGAGATGACCGACGGCTACGTCGGCAGCGACCTGGAATCCATCGCCCGCGAGGCCGCAATCGAGGCCCTGCGCGAGGACGACGACGCCGAAGAGGTCGAGATGCGACACTTCCGCGCCGCGATGGAGAGCGTCCGCGCGACCATCACCGAGGACCTGCTCGATTACTACTCCCAGATGGAACAGGAGTTCAAGGGCGGGTCGTCCAGTCCGCAGCGCCAGACCGGCGGCCGCATTGGCTTCCAATAG